In a single window of the Penaeus monodon isolate SGIC_2016 chromosome 3, NSTDA_Pmon_1, whole genome shotgun sequence genome:
- the LOC119592993 gene encoding uncharacterized protein LOC119592993 isoform X6, translating into MTQESSSSSSSSTSCSTARPPPPPHAKPEPIYARSTKMKKTASAPGGLGAQPQGKDPLNTSTGTYEVTWQFGPLPPLPPPPPPPPPLKLCTHATSTPFPLYASMGPEASSLASQPASPSTQPCHMSNPASSAINRVPRLSSQPSYSTKHVFRSPSHQARSTNPRSHSTRPCQSTCSTNQSPCTADDMCLSRQPPPPWKQPPRPPPKPAHPASQSTGARPCLPLARPCLPLARPSQATNKQPSHSVAKPSQPGGGHPPSAHTQNLDPNELPPPPPPSPPPLVPVRTSSKRPSGVANFPSPASWKLPTCRSRKETDKNVARNSDKCNKQVDAPVCEQDSQNYVDVRDASALCGLVVRAGLSTHDSAVGTSGNVTQGPEDGAHEAALGSRLPVCASKTSSASHMEASVCRDTSDNTGTGTHSHDFEGLSLDSTLASWRWCSASKERVRAPSCGDYEEMYSSHMSSAAYAMARTPSEPSFYGVASSSLVSNTSSIYHADAEDTHEGSLTRDLRQYLNTRFQKGSVDHELQNTIRDNVYLRTVPVTTRSPRQGEVNGVDYTFLSKEEFRALQRSGNLLESGVFEGHEYGTPVPSPISSALQQRHTAERITRHRLRYRMPSVTSHNSSETFPSPVMERRRLPPLLTPWMGMRRGRAALPSDDAPPSEPQSEPGLDPDAHTEPLDGNNLLRSFSLPMKQPRAGKYGSDKIKTLPGRLLKGVQRPSLRELNRTFSANEIKEYFIRNGSQRYRMGENELRGQAYMSSKHETSLPINHSTGTFTRRASSRDKNSPMRKSKSLASFSVDPDYKSMPISYLIAQTLLTQPKQKTRRRTLSDESITEESDLESLFGGSEDGDTIVGSDSNTDSTSDDSDTLSIHSEVLTNVHRVYDRKPQATSVDHIYWIPNVKSISADNLSLLSNEESVDPVVVPNIHRVYDRKPQTTPVDHEESVDPVDAIPIFPSRQNIDQNTPSFYTTVVRSNPNPPAPESTSTEVCLTLGSCFPEFHHDVLSYDEEVNNIIGINQEETLSDTSDSAFLSTPQALSVSPDGTAMETASYTDSDISSVNLDDFMYDSGFEKQSDRCGSSSSGSVNIYRVNHSIQDTETSKYVMIYDSSDIKITSVEKPPLPPRSSSLKKYLEINTVNKEELLERQNEAKKRITENIVSKEHKAVVEKNIGQKNPSNQKSVCGPSAMDVQCPAKGANVSPVTDGCSTEMESDSFSAYENSGEDLIDHPKINGFIKHGRTSLKSSSKQIHEHPQNKCGLIPKSNRDTYIRLVNSLENLYVKKAGNKKWIKESEVLDFTLDVNSSSDKVDNPQSSDVKSGLQQNNSVIASKYDGNEFTRVGNNPNSSEVRVADSRKDSISSSTSSARSNEYLKPMNDLSMCSALSQEEANSNDKQKNCKSLPIKTPRVSKSRHFAAANNFPHIDAQGVLELKGVGRVYSNIKEDKSPNFNIKGRKGAHCVPAPPPQRTLFISRNAPTRFSVVKTPHERQRRAIQQQGNRLRNSIRSSLKSAMESRLSDEDKRSPIVDRRDSPENERKFINRLLWQTENRNEWCRSLGADHRFWSSGESCYNAQSGNHYGTPKPPSLPPDHLSRGPAGAAVLPGAHPSSEGKRRRNRSNVEAMAANTTSTEPPPDSPKHPYPPGTHYSPPGMHQGMVAEEGGMQLQPPDSPTSGELGPLPSNWEKAYTENGEPYYIDHVAGTSSWLDPRLARVQKRNAEECGEDELPFGWERIDDPQYGTYYIDHVNRKTQYENPVVMAKKQPMEQGGGNSPAEGGNNTFPRQKKTANEGNSVGAPNTSDGPQPPPGSGPKRANSECDLKSSHTDHSGQGIIFTRNPAELQGEFIRTSLVKSSRGLGFTIVGGDDNEEEFLQIKSVVPNGPAWQDGKLRTGDVLVYVGDTCVLGYTHADVVNMFQNIDPGRTVYLEVCRGYPLPFDPNDPNTEIVTTVAVTTADARSSKSGFCEGYERSRNNSSESMNTAKSMPDLSNPERVQEVPRPGSADLLSSENFDHTPDILDFYPSALSKPEYLTIPIVKGTNGFGFTIADSAYGQKVKKILDRVRCKNLIEGDILVDINNINVKGMSHTEVVQVLKDCAQGQEAVIMVQRGGLNSPTKSRGIRKDQTSPKKSGVASGLFRSKTPTADMYSSQPKEVIPNRPKTPLVDTRNRPKTPNVMSSVDISNTVDGNRQLEGNMDYRPPYTPTSVHAPYPGAFSYTGGQGDSQYDSKVNTMSAQMGQVSLEQNNYENYIGEMNRNAGQDSQGDGQVPPQNSYYYHNDLYAQDGYYQQQADHYEYDMKRTNAKTPTKEYVNQGYPHYLHYNNNLSNTSNLINNNHNTSMEQNSGYDYMQYSKDGYDLPRQDSGYSSQAQIPPARNPYPPFHGQNNSAGYNNSDGFNNQADSLGRRKESTSFEYEHPAPVSMPRFPDGRYSVNPRGPPVGSNDSLGYMEFTVTLKRQETGFGFRIVGGTEEGSQVSIGHIVPGGAADQDRSICTGDEIVGVDGEMVLGASHHRVVQLMSAAATHGRVTLTLRRRTQNPSELHNRSLEMQFPYDIQVTRRENEGFGFVIISSVTKSGSTIGRIIEGSPAERCGRLHVGDRILAVNGVDIKTLHHGHIVNLIKESGYSVTLTIGPPRDDASSTTSNSQRSSQGSMILAQATPVSTPQVSGAPAQTSTQAESDAGDDGEYYSVELQRGTRGFGFSIRGGREFHNMPLFVLRIAENGPAAEDGKLKVGDQLMEINGMSTKDMTHADAIELIKQCGNSVSLMVKRGGKLPQHLDTLNPNALGSPVGPPPPGTNIRSTATLPHPSPGSYPLPPGLPAPPGPPGPPYSSHGGYHPPPNATNSYPPAYLHNGAVRGPQPLHSSPATQYPPPLTPNGPLSQSSPRVMAAENYYWNRVSDHRPI; encoded by the exons CCCACGTTCCCATTCCACCCGGCCGTGCCAGTCCACTTGCTCCACCAACCAGTCTCCGTGCACCGCAGACGACATGTGCCTTTCCCGCCAGCCTCCCCCCCCTTGGAAGCAGCCCCCACGCCCTCCTCCCAAGCCGGCGCATCCCGCAAGCCAGTCCACCGGGGCTCGCCCCTGCCTGCCCCTCGCTCGCCCCTGCCTGCCCCTCGCTCGCCCAAGCCAGGCCACAAACAAGCAACCCAGTCATTCCGTCGCCAAGCCTTCTCAGCCGGGCGGTGGGCATCCTCCTTCAGCCCACACTCAGAATCTTGACCCAAACGAActgcctcccccgccccctccctcgcccccgcccCTCGTCCCTGTCCGCACTTCGAGCAAGCGGCCAAGCGGCGTGGCAAATTTCCCATCGCCCGCATCTTGGAAACTGCCGACATGTCGTTCGCGGAAGGAGACGGATAAGAATGTGGCTCGTAATTCAGATAAATGTAACAAGCAAGTTGACGCCCCAGTTTGTGAACAAGACTCGCAGAATTACGTAGACGTTCGAGATGCTTCGGCCCTGTGCGGGTTGGTGGTGAGGGCGGGGCTCAGCACCCACGACTCGGCCGTGGGGACTTCGGGCAACGTCACCCAAGGCCCCGAGGATGGCGCCCACGAGGCAGCGCTTGGCTCGAGATTGCCCGTGTGTGCTTCCAAGACATCCTCAGCCTCACACATGGAGGCAAGCGTCTGTCGAGACACCAGTGATAACACGGGGACCGGAACGCATTCGCACGATTTCGAGGGCCTCAGCTTGGACTCGACATTGGCTTCGTGGCGGTGGTGCTCGGCGTCCAAGGAACGAGTGCGAGCTCCTTCGTGCGGAGACTATGAGGAGATGTACTCCAGCCATATGAGCTCCGCGGCATACGCCATGGCCAGGACACCCAGCGAGCCCTCGTTCTATGGCGTCGCCTCCAGCTCCCTCGTCAGCAACACCTCCAGCATATACCACGCCGACGCCGAGGATACGCACGAAG GGTCCCTGACTCGTGATCTGCGGCAGTACCTGAACACACGTTTCCAAAAGGGTAGCGTGGACCATGAGCTGCAGAACACCATCCGCGACAACGTGTACCTGCGTACTGTTCCAGTGACCACCCGGTCTCCACGACAGGGGGAGGTCAACGGAGTCGACTACACTTTTCTCTCGAAGGAAGAATTTCGTGCCCTGCAGAGATCCGGGAATCTGCTGGAGTCTGGCGTCTTTGAGG GACATGAATATGGGACACCAGTACCATCCCCCATATCATCCGCCCTGCAGCAGCGTCACACTGCAGAGCGCATAACACGGCATAGGTTGCGCTACAGGATGCCATCGGTCACATCACATAACTCCTCTGAAACATTTCCAAGCCCTGTTATGGAACGAAGACGCCTTCCTCCGCTCCTTACTCCCTGGATGGGCATGCGAAGGGGAAGAGCTGCATTGCCCAGTGATGATGCCCCCCCTAGTGAGCCCCAAAGTGAACCAGGGTTAGATCCAGATGCACATACAGAGCCTTTGGATGGCAACAACCTCTTGCGTTCTTTTTCTCTGCCCATGAAACAACCAAGAGCAGGAAAGTATGGCTCAGACAAGATCAAAACTCTTCCAGGAAGATTGTTGAAGGGTGTTCAGCGCCCTTCACTTAGAGAACTAAATCGAACTTTTAGTGCCAATGAAATTAAGGAATACTTTATTAGGAATGGAAGCCAACGCTATCGTATGGGTGAAAATGAATTACGTGGCCAAGCTTACATGTCCAGCAAGCATGAAACATCATTGCCAATTAATCATTCCACAGGTACCTTTACTCGTAGGGCATCTAGTCGTGATAAAAATTCTCCTATGCGTAAAAGTAAAAGCTTAGCATCCTTTTCAGTAGATCCAGATTACAAATCTATGCCAATTAGTTATCTCATAGCTCAGACTCTCCTTACTCAGCCTAAGCAGAAAACCAGGAGAAGAACGCTGTCAGATGAGTCTATAACAGAAGAATCAGACCTTGAGTCTCTCTTTGGTGGCAGTGAAGATGGTGATACTATTGTTGGTAGTGACAGTAATACTGATAGCACATCTGATGACAGTGATACATTATCTATTCACAGTGAAGTCCTTACAAATGTTCACAGAGTTTATGATAGAAAACCACAAGCAACATCTGTAGACCATATTTACTGGATTCCTAATGTAAAAAGTATATCTGCTGATAATCTTTCTCTGCTATCAAATGAGGAGTCAGTAGACCCAGTTGTGGTTCCAAATATTCACAGAGTTTATGATagaaaaccacaaacaacacctgTAGATCATGAGGAGTCAGTAGACCCAGTAGATGCAATCCCTATTTTTCCTAGTAGACAAAATATTGACCAGAACACACCGTCCTTTTACACCACTGTAGTAAGAAGCAATCCTAATCCACCTGCACCAGAAAGCACTTCTACTGAAGTCTGTTTAACATTAGGCAGTTGCTTCCCTGAATTTCATCATGACGTCCTCAGTTATGATGAAGAGGTAAATAACATAATTGGTATTAATCAGGAGGAGACTTTGTCAGACACCAGTGATTCAGCCTTCCTTTCCACACCCCAGGCATTATCAGTGTCTCCAGATGGCACTGCAATGGAGACTGCATCATATACAGATAGTGACATTTCTAGTGTTAATTTGGATGATTTCATGTATGACTCTGGTTTTGAAAAGCAGTCTGATCGGTGTGGGAGTTCATCTTCTGGTAGTGTAAATATTTATAGAGTTAATCATAGCATTCAGGACACAGAAACTAGCAAGtatgttatgatatatgattCTTCAGACATCAAAATCACAAGTGTAGAGAAGCCACCACTACCACCTAGAAGTTCTTCACTAAAAAAGTATTTGGAAATTAACACTGTTAATAAAGAGGAATTATTGGAAAGACAGAATGAGGCTAAAAAAAGGATTACAGAAAATATAGTATCAAAAGAGCACAAAGCtgttgtagaaaaaaatattggacaAAAGAATCCATCTAACCAAAAGTCTGTCTGTGGTCCCTCTGCAATGGATGTTCAGTGTCCTGCCAAAGGAGCAAATGTCAGCCCAGTTACAGATGGATGTTCAACTGAAATGGAATCAGATAGTTTTTCAGCATATGAAAATTCAGGAGAAGATTTGATTGATCATCCAAAAATCAATGGTTTCATAAAACATGGAAGGACTTCACTAAAATCAAGCAGTAAACAGATTCATGAACATCCACAAAATAAATGTGGGCTTATTCCAAAATCTAACCGGGATACTTATATCAGACTTGTAAATAGCCTCGAGAACTTGTATGTTAAGAAGGCTGGAAATAAGAAATGGATCAAGGAGTCTGAGGTGTTAGACTTTACTTTGGATGTAAATTCAAGTTCTGATAAGGTAGATAATCCACAGAGTTCAGATGTGAAAAGTGGGCTTCAACAAAATAACAGTGTGATTGCTTCCAAATATGATGGGAATGAGTTTACCAGAGTTGGGAATAATCCAAATAGTTCAGAAGTTAGAGTTGCTGATAGTAGAAAGGACTCCATCTCATCCTCAACCTCATCTGCTAGGTCAAATGAATATCTTAAACCTATGAATGATCTATCTATGTGTTCAGCATTATCACAGGAGGAAGCcaatagtaatgacaaacaaaaaaattgtaaGTCACTACCAATCAAAACTCCAAGAGTATCAAAATCAAGACATTTTGCAGCTGCCAATAATTTTCCACACATTGATGCCCAAGGAGTTTTGGAATTAAAAGGGGTTGGCAGAGTATATTCTAATATAAAAGAGGATAAAAGTCCAAACTTTAATatcaagggaagaaaaggggcacATTGTGTGCCTGCACCACCACCACAGAGAACTCTTTTCATTAGTAGAAATGCACCCACGAGATTTAGTGTAGTAAAAACACCACATGAGAGACAAAGGCGTGCCATACAGCAACAAGGTAATAGGCTCCGAAATTCCATCAGATCTAGTTTAAAATCAGCAATGGAAAGTAGACTGTCAGATGAAGATAAACGTTCCCCAATTGTTGACAGAAGAGACAGtccagaaaatgaaagaaagtttATTAATAGACTGTTATGGCAAACTGAAAACAGAAATGAATGGTGCAGGTCTCTTGGTGCAGATCATAGATTTTGGTCATCAGGGGAGTCTTGTTACAATGCACAAtcag GTAACCATTACGGTACTCCAAAACCCCCATCATTACCTCCGGACCACCTGTCTCGGGGCCCTGCAGGTGCAGCAGTCTTACCTGGAGCTCACCCAAGCTCAGAAGGTAAACGACGACGCAACCGCTCCAATGTAGAAGCCATGGCTGCCAACACCACCAGCACAGAGCCTCCACCTGACTCACCCAAGCATCCTTATCCGCCGGGAACACATTACAGCCCTCCTGGCATGCACCAGGGGATGGTGGCAGAAGAGGGAGGCATGCAACTACAGCCTCCAGACTCTCCAACATCAGGAGAACTTGGTCCACTTCCTTCCAACTGGGAAAAAGCATATACTGAAAATGGGGAGCCATATTATATAGA TCATGTGGCTGGAACATCTTCCTGGTTGGATCCCAGATTAGCTCGTGTTCAAAAAAGAAATGCAGAAGAATGTGGGGAGGATGAGTTGCCATTTGGGTGGGAGAGAATAGATGATCCTCAGTATGGTACATACTACATTGACCATGTAAACAGAAAAACACAGTATGAAAATCCTGTTGTCATGGCAAAGAAGCAGCCCATGGAGCAAG GAGGTGGAAACAGTCCAGCAGAAGGTGGGAACAACACTTTCCCTCGCCAAAAGAAAACTGCAAATGAGGGCAATAGTGTAGGAGCCCCAAACACATCTGATGGCCCTCAGCCTCCTCCTGGTAGTGGCCCTAAACGTGCAAACAGTGAGTGCGATCTAAAGTCCTCCCACACAG ACCATTCAGGCCAAGGTATAATATTCACCCGTAACCCAGCAGAGCTGCAGGGTGAATTTATCCGCACCAGCTTGGTAAAGTCATCACGAGGGTTGGGCTTCACGATCGTTGGTGGTGATGACAATGAAGAAGAGTTCCTGCAGATCAAAAGTGTAGTCCCAAATGGCCCAGCATGGCAAGATGGAAAATTGCGCACAG GCGATGTTCTGGTCTATGTGGGTGACACCTGTGTTTTAGGTTATACCCATGCTGACGTTGTGAACATGTTCCAAAACATAGACCCAGGTCGCACTGTGTACCTAGAGGTCTGTAGAGGTTATCCTTTGCCTTTTGATCCCAATGACCCAAATACTGAAATTGTAACCACTGTAGCTGTTACGACTGCTG ATGCAAGATCATCGAAGTCTGGCTTTTGTGAAGGCTATGAACGATCGAGAAACAATTCGAGCGAGAGTATGAACACAGCGAAGTCAATGCCAGACTTAAGTAATCCTGAACGTGTTCAAGAAGTACCCCGACCAGGGAGTGCTGATCTGCTTAGTTCTGAAAATTTTGATCACACACCTGATATTTTAGACTTTTATCCATCAGCCTTAAGCAAACCTGAATATCTGACTATACCGATTGTAAAAGGTACTAATGGCTTTGGATTTACCATAGCGGACAGTGCATATggacaaaaagtgaaaaagattcTAGATCGTGTTAGGTGTAAAAACTTGATTGAAGGTGATATTTTAGTTgacataaacaatataaatgtGAAAGGAATGAGTCATACAGAAGTGGTGCAAGTCTTGAAAGACTGTGCACAAGGGCAGGAGGCAGTTATCATGGTGCAAAGAGGTGGGCTTAACTCACCAACAAAGTCTCGAGGGATTCGCAAAGATCAAACTAGCCCTAAGAAATCAGGAGTTGCCAGTGGGCTTTTCAGAAGTAAAACTCCAACAGCAGATATGTACAGTTCACAACCCAAGGAAGTGATTCCAAATAGACCTAAGACTCCCCTTGTAGATACTCGAAATCGACCGAAGACCCCAAATGTCATGAGCAGTGTTGATATCAGCAACACAGTTGATGGGAACAGGCAGCTAGAAGGCAACATGGATTACCGACCCCCCTATACACCTACCTCAGTTCATGCACCATACCCAGGTGCATTCTCTTATACTGGGGGACAGGGAGACTCCCAGTATGACTCTAAGGTCAACACCATGTCTGCACAGATGGGACAAGTCAGCCTGGAGCAGAACAACTACGAAAATTACATTGGAGAAATGAATCGTAATGCTGGCCAGGATAGTCAAGGTGATGGCCAGGTTCCCCCACAGAATAGTTATTATTACCACAATGATTTATATGCTCAGGATGGATACTACCAACAGCAGGCTGACCATTATGAGTATGATATGAAGAGAACAAATGCCAAGACACCTACTAAGGAATACGTTAACCAGGGATATCCTCATTATTTACACTACAACAACAACCTTTCCAATACATCAAAccttataaataataatcataatactagcaTGGAACAAAATTCTGGCTATGATTATATGCAATATTCCAAAGATGGCTACGATCTACCCCGACAAGACTCTGGCTATAGTTCACAGGCTCAGATTCCTCCTGCCAGGAATCCTTACCCACCTTTCCACGGCCAGAACAACTCGGCAGGTTATAATAACTCTGATGGCTTCAACAACCAGGCTGACAGtttaggaagaaggaaagagtccACTAGTTTTGAGTATGAGCATCCAGCACCTGTTAGCATGCCtag ATTCCCTGATGGGCGATACAGTGTGAATCCTCGTGGTCCTCCTGTTGGTTCTAACGACAGTCTAGGGTACATGGAGTTTACTGTAACACTCAAGAGACAAGAGACTGGTTTTGGTTTTAGAATTGTAGGAGGAACTGAAGAGGGGTCTCAG GTATCCATTGGCCACATTGTCCCTGGTGGAGCAGCTGACCAAGATCGTAGCATTTGCACTGGTGATGAGATAGTAGGTGTCGATGGTGAAATGGTGCTGGGAGCAAGTCATCATCGTGTTGTTCAGCTCATGTCTGCCGCTGCCACACATGGACGAGTCACTCTTACTTTAAGACGACGTACACAAAACCCCTCTG aaCTTCATAATAGATCATTGGAAATGCAGTTCCCTTATGATATACAAGTcacaagaagagaaaatgaaggctTTGGCTTTGTGATTATATCGTCAGTCACAAAGTCTGGTTCCACTATAG GTCGCATCATAGAAGGAAGCCCAGCAGAGCGTTGTGGTCGCCTTCATGTTGGAGATCGCATATTAGCTGTCAATGGGGTAGACATCAAGACCCTGCACCATGGCCATATTGTCAACCTGATCAAGGAGTCGGGCTATTCAGTCACACTTACCATCGGCCCCCCCAGGG aTGACGCTTCGAGTACCACGTCCAACTCTCAGCGG AGTTCTCAGGGGTCCATGATACTGGCTCAGGCCACGCCAGTGTCGACCCCACAAGTCTCTGGTGCCCCGGCCCAGACCTCAACCCAG GCTGAGAGTGATGCTGGCGATGATGGCGAGTATTACAGCGTAGAGCTCCAGCGTGGAACCAGAGGATTTGGCTTCAGCATTCGTGGCGGCAGAGAATTCCACAATATGCCTTTGTTTGTTTTGAGGATTGCGGAAAATGGACCAGCAGCAGAAGATGGAAAACTCAAG GTTGGTGATCAGTTGATGGAAATCAATGGCATGTCTACGAAGGATATGACACATGCAGATGCCATTGAACTGATAAAGCAATGTGGAAACAGTGTCTCTCTAATGGTGAAGCGTGGTGGGAAACTCCCTCAGCATTTGG ATACCTTAAATCCCAATGCCTTGGGGTCACCTGTGGGTCCCCCACCCCCTGGGACCAACATCCGCTCCACAGcaactctcccccatccctccccaggTTCATATCCCTTACCACCAGGTCTTCCAGCTCCCCCAGGACCACCAGGACCCCCATACTCCTCCCATGGTGGGTATCATCCCCCTCCCAATGCCACAAACAGCTATCCACCAGCCTATCTTCACAATGGTGCTGTGCGCGGCCCACAGCCTCTACACTCTTCCCCAGCCACTCAGTATCCTCCTCCTCTAACCCCAAATGGACCACTCAGCCAGTCATCACCCAGAGTTATGGCTGCAGAAAATTATTACTGGAACCGTGTATCTGACCACAGACCCATATGA